One window from the genome of Desulforamulus ruminis DSM 2154 encodes:
- a CDS encoding lytic transglycosylase domain-containing protein: MEASLLAQLIRLQALEQSLNSSAVDRQESSSRFTLMLARVMAAEKGTTANLGWNLNSTLQMAEVPYRYQSKVRASAKTAAAAFQAASGTGEYEALMERTALKYGVDPDLCKAVAKAESGFNPLATSKAGAMGLMQLMPGTAKSLGIDNPYDPEQNADGGVRYLKTMLQKYQGDVKLALAAYNAGPGAVDKHGGVPPYRETLNYVAKVSGYHQLYLGG, translated from the coding sequence ATGGAAGCATCTTTACTGGCCCAACTGATACGGTTGCAGGCCCTTGAACAAAGCCTTAACAGCAGCGCGGTAGACCGGCAGGAAAGCAGCAGCAGATTTACCCTGATGCTGGCCCGGGTTATGGCAGCAGAAAAGGGAACCACGGCCAATCTGGGGTGGAATCTAAATTCAACCCTGCAAATGGCCGAGGTGCCCTACCGGTATCAATCGAAGGTCCGGGCTTCTGCCAAAACGGCTGCAGCCGCCTTTCAGGCAGCCAGCGGCACCGGCGAATATGAAGCCCTGATGGAACGGACAGCCCTTAAATATGGCGTTGATCCGGATCTCTGCAAGGCGGTGGCCAAAGCCGAGTCCGGCTTTAATCCTCTGGCTACCTCCAAAGCCGGAGCCATGGGTTTAATGCAGCTAATGCCCGGTACGGCCAAAAGCCTGGGTATCGACAATCCCTACGATCCGGAGCAGAATGCCGATGGGGGCGTCCGTTACCTGAAAACCATGCTGCAAAAATATCAGGGGGATGTAAAGCTGGCTCTGGCGGCGTACAATGCCGGGCCTGGAGCGGTGGACAAGCACGGCGGCGTGCCGCCTTACCGCGAAACCCTGAATTATGTTGCAAAGGTTTCCGGTTATCATCAATTGTATCTGGGTGGTTAA
- a CDS encoding ComEA family DNA-binding protein, with protein sequence MFNLGRREQAVLFIFMAVLLFTAGYRLAARDKGPAEPTVLSENNQREQQETGPVVYVVGAVEKPGVYKLPPGSRVNDALKLAVPLPEADLTLLNLAMVLKDEQRLAVAFQAEASEPETVPQAAPEGLSQPAGQAVMLKKTTAVSANSGLININTADETELDRLPGIGPALASRIIQYREINGSFQSIEDIKNVSGIGDKKYADLQSLITVQ encoded by the coding sequence GTGTTTAACCTTGGCCGCAGGGAGCAAGCGGTTCTCTTTATTTTTATGGCAGTCCTTTTATTCACTGCCGGTTACCGGCTGGCGGCCCGGGATAAGGGGCCGGCGGAACCCACTGTGCTTTCGGAAAACAACCAAAGGGAACAGCAGGAAACCGGTCCGGTGGTTTATGTGGTGGGAGCGGTGGAAAAGCCCGGGGTTTACAAACTGCCTCCCGGAAGCAGAGTAAACGACGCCCTGAAGCTGGCCGTACCTCTGCCCGAAGCGGACTTAACTTTGTTGAACCTGGCCATGGTTTTAAAAGATGAGCAAAGGCTGGCGGTGGCCTTCCAGGCTGAAGCCTCAGAGCCGGAGACCGTGCCCCAGGCCGCCCCGGAGGGCCTGAGTCAACCTGCGGGACAAGCGGTGATGCTGAAGAAAACCACTGCTGTATCCGCCAACTCAGGACTGATTAATATTAACACAGCCGATGAAACGGAGTTGGACCGTTTGCCTGGAATCGGTCCGGCCCTGGCGTCCAGGATTATTCAATACCGGGAGATCAACGGCTCCTTTCAGTCCATTGAGGATATAAAAAATGTCTCAGGCATCGGAGATAAAAAATACGCGGACCTCCAATCCCTGATTACGGTGCAGTGA
- a CDS encoding DNA internalization-related competence protein ComEC/Rec2 encodes MTHRPLMTLILALAAGILAANVYPVHSAVALAIAAVALTAAGVGLWKAWRYNARVFFCAFLLLGFALTQIQFSIVQTSLLSFKDKAVKITGQVIDRPDVRFDGVFYKVQVSEVTHNNRTQPAGGVLRVKIRGQERVFQYGDWLTFSGVLRIPDPPGNPGAFDYRSWLTRQGITGIVNVKSPREVTVLGNQGRSLRQGAFGIRDRLEQIFDRTMTQTQAAVLKGMIFGTRGEIPPEVDAAFVESGLVHILSVSGFHIGLVAGLVLILLRIFRINKGFHAPVAIPLLLFYAVMTGMGPAVARSTFMAILLLLAHHFGREQDWPTTLAAAAGILLILNPLTLFDIGFQLSFLATWGLLYLTPVLTAGIPRLPQPLSLLVMVPLAAQLATLPLVVFYFNLVSPVSILANVLTTHLIALIMFFGGVSLLLGSLYLPLAAVTAGGTGLLTDFFLKLVAWCTSIPGAAFYIPAPSLGGILLYYALLIAGVELLRRPQWQAGLKEMLFYNGTKVLRKRAIMAGAVLIFVLFLWLLWPHSQRLEVHFIDVGQGDSALIITPDRRTMLVDAGGWREELTTGRGAGHYVVLPYLHRLGINKLDTLVITHPHEDHAGGAKALIRSMEVGAALVSPYGLEQEDKADQGYDLLLQDMKDRGIKIYPVREGNALNIDPAVTVRVISPGELFKNTRSDANNNSLVLLLNFRGRTVLLTGDTEVEAEEHILRENKNLQAEILKVPHHGSGYFYPEFFSSIRPRAAVISAGANNSFGHPAPNTLKALEEIHCPVYRTDLDGAVIFSTDGEKWQVITGK; translated from the coding sequence ATGACCCATCGTCCCTTAATGACGCTGATTCTGGCCCTGGCGGCAGGAATCCTGGCGGCAAATGTTTATCCCGTCCATTCCGCCGTTGCGCTGGCAATTGCGGCCGTGGCCTTGACGGCAGCAGGGGTAGGACTTTGGAAGGCCTGGCGTTACAACGCGCGGGTCTTTTTTTGTGCCTTTCTTTTGTTGGGTTTCGCCTTAACCCAGATCCAATTTTCCATAGTCCAGACCTCCCTGCTCTCTTTTAAAGACAAGGCTGTAAAAATAACCGGGCAGGTCATTGATCGCCCGGATGTGCGGTTTGACGGCGTCTTTTATAAGGTTCAAGTCAGTGAAGTGACCCATAATAACCGTACCCAACCGGCGGGCGGAGTCCTCCGGGTCAAAATTCGCGGACAGGAAAGGGTATTTCAGTATGGGGATTGGCTTACCTTTTCCGGGGTACTTCGTATACCGGACCCGCCCGGAAACCCGGGAGCCTTTGATTACCGTTCCTGGCTCACCCGGCAGGGAATCACCGGCATCGTGAATGTAAAAAGCCCCCGAGAAGTTACGGTGCTGGGAAACCAAGGCCGTTCCCTTCGGCAAGGCGCCTTTGGGATTCGTGACAGACTGGAGCAGATCTTTGACCGAACCATGACCCAAACCCAGGCGGCGGTACTGAAAGGCATGATTTTTGGCACCCGGGGAGAAATACCGCCTGAGGTGGACGCAGCCTTCGTGGAATCGGGATTGGTTCACATCCTCAGTGTGAGCGGCTTTCATATCGGTTTGGTGGCCGGTCTAGTCTTAATTCTGCTCCGGATATTCAGGATAAACAAAGGGTTTCATGCGCCGGTTGCCATTCCGCTGCTGCTTTTTTATGCCGTCATGACCGGCATGGGACCGGCCGTGGCCCGGTCCACCTTCATGGCCATCCTGCTGCTGCTGGCCCATCACTTTGGACGAGAACAGGACTGGCCCACTACCCTGGCCGCGGCAGCGGGAATTCTTTTAATCCTAAACCCCCTTACTCTTTTTGACATCGGCTTTCAGCTTTCTTTTCTGGCCACCTGGGGACTGCTGTACCTTACTCCGGTATTGACAGCCGGAATACCCCGTCTGCCGCAGCCCCTTTCCCTGCTGGTTATGGTGCCTCTGGCGGCCCAATTAGCAACCCTTCCCCTGGTGGTATTTTACTTTAACCTGGTGTCTCCGGTTTCCATCCTGGCCAATGTACTGACCACCCATCTGATCGCCCTGATCATGTTCTTTGGCGGGGTTTCCCTGCTGCTGGGCTCCCTTTATCTGCCCCTGGCCGCTGTTACTGCCGGGGGAACGGGGTTATTAACGGATTTCTTTCTGAAATTGGTGGCTTGGTGTACTTCCATTCCCGGAGCGGCTTTTTATATTCCGGCACCGTCCTTAGGAGGAATTTTGCTGTACTATGCTCTCCTTATCGCTGGGGTGGAGTTGCTGCGGCGGCCCCAATGGCAGGCCGGATTGAAGGAAATGCTGTTTTACAACGGAACGAAAGTTCTGCGGAAAAGGGCGATTATGGCCGGCGCAGTCCTAATTTTTGTCCTGTTTCTATGGCTCCTTTGGCCCCATTCCCAACGGCTGGAGGTGCATTTTATCGATGTAGGACAGGGGGACAGCGCCCTGATTATTACTCCGGACCGGCGAACCATGCTGGTTGATGCGGGCGGCTGGCGGGAAGAACTGACTACCGGAAGAGGGGCCGGTCATTACGTGGTATTGCCTTACCTGCACCGTTTAGGCATCAATAAATTGGATACGCTGGTTATCACCCATCCCCATGAGGACCACGCAGGCGGGGCGAAGGCCTTGATCCGCTCCATGGAAGTGGGTGCGGCGCTGGTTTCCCCCTATGGCTTGGAGCAAGAAGATAAAGCGGATCAGGGCTACGATCTGCTCCTTCAGGATATGAAGGATCGAGGGATTAAAATCTATCCGGTCCGAGAGGGAAACGCCCTGAACATTGATCCGGCAGTCACGGTGAGAGTCATCTCCCCGGGAGAACTTTTTAAAAATACCCGTTCAGACGCCAACAACAACAGCCTGGTGCTGCTGCTCAACTTTCGGGGACGCACAGTACTGTTAACGGGAGATACAGAGGTAGAGGCTGAAGAGCATATCCTCCGGGAGAATAAGAATTTACAGGCGGAAATTCTCAAAGTACCCCATCACGGAAGCGGCTACTTTTATCCGGAGTTTTTTTCCAGTATCAGGCCCCGGGCCGCCGTTATCTCTGCCGGAGCCAACAACTCCTTCGGCCATCCGGCTCCAAACACTTTAAAGGCGCTGGAGGAGATCCACTGTCCGGTTTACCGGACCGACCTGGACGGAGCCGTGATCTTTTCAACGGATGGGGAGAAATGGCAGGTTATAACGGGAAAATAA
- a CDS encoding helix-turn-helix domain-containing protein — MVSRSDQRYNLTYSTNNFSEVIALFNKKIFGKRIALLRKENGYTQEQLAEILHVTGQAVSKWEKGNALPDTSFLPLLAGVLKTSIDRLLTGEEIAGKTSPYDQEYIKEEYYWGLKHSMLAEMTVNLCDKLKYGSRLLDIGSGEGRDSIYFAKCGFVVDALEISLPGIEKIKQYSNSESLPIHALHTNMIDYEMDHYYDVIYSMGALQFLPIGKRQQHFESYKKHTSIGGLNAHLVFVEKPFIPTAPDWQKNEFFYRSGDLAGYYYDWQIIYCEEQIVDCKSGNSPHQHAISSIIAKKI; from the coding sequence ATGGTTTCAAGGAGTGATCAGAGATATAATTTAACCTATAGTACCAATAACTTTTCAGAGGTGATTGCCCTGTTTAATAAAAAAATTTTTGGAAAGCGGATTGCATTACTGCGCAAGGAAAACGGGTATACCCAGGAACAGTTGGCAGAAATCCTTCATGTCACCGGCCAGGCGGTCTCGAAATGGGAAAAAGGCAATGCATTGCCTGATACAAGCTTCTTGCCTCTTTTAGCTGGAGTATTGAAGACATCCATTGACCGATTGCTTACCGGGGAAGAGATAGCGGGGAAAACAAGTCCTTATGACCAAGAGTACATTAAAGAAGAATATTATTGGGGGTTAAAGCATTCAATGCTCGCAGAAATGACCGTGAACTTGTGTGATAAATTAAAATACGGCAGTCGTCTACTGGACATTGGCAGTGGAGAAGGAAGGGATTCAATTTATTTTGCGAAGTGCGGCTTTGTCGTTGATGCATTAGAAATTTCTTTACCCGGTATAGAGAAAATTAAACAATACAGTAATTCGGAAAGTTTACCCATTCATGCGCTTCATACGAATATGATTGATTATGAAATGGATCATTATTATGATGTTATTTACTCTATGGGAGCATTACAGTTTTTACCGATTGGAAAACGACAGCAGCATTTTGAGAGCTATAAAAAGCATACCTCTATTGGCGGCCTAAATGCTCATCTTGTTTTTGTAGAAAAACCCTTTATCCCAACTGCTCCTGATTGGCAAAAAAATGAGTTCTTTTATAGGTCAGGCGACTTGGCGGGATATTATTATGATTGGCAAATTATCTATTGTGAGGAGCAAATTGTTGATTGTAAGTCTGGAAATAGCCCGCATCAGCATGCGATAAGCTCCATTATTGCTAAAAAGATATGA
- a CDS encoding DUF421 domain-containing protein — MALTYVWRTVIIYFSVLVIVRLMGKREIGQLSSFDFVVAIILAELAAIPMESEKIPIWHGIVPIATLGLLEVTFSYLTLLNRPLRKIVYGSPQVIIENGKLLKHEMRSSRYNLDDLLSQLREKGYPNMEDVEYAILETSGKLSVIPRSQKRPVTPEDLGIPTPYEGLPTVLVMDGDVLEENLQKVNLTEAWLKEKLAERGFHPKKVLLATLNTNGQLLIDCQNDDRQK, encoded by the coding sequence ATGGCCTTAACCTACGTCTGGCGCACGGTGATAATCTATTTTTCGGTTCTGGTTATCGTTCGTTTAATGGGGAAAAGGGAGATCGGCCAACTCTCTTCCTTTGATTTTGTCGTAGCCATTATCTTGGCTGAATTAGCGGCCATCCCTATGGAATCGGAAAAAATCCCCATCTGGCACGGCATTGTTCCCATTGCCACCCTGGGCCTGCTGGAAGTAACCTTTTCCTATCTAACTCTGCTCAACCGCCCCCTGCGTAAGATCGTCTACGGATCCCCCCAGGTGATTATTGAAAACGGGAAACTTTTAAAGCATGAAATGAGGTCCTCCCGGTATAACCTGGATGATCTTTTGAGTCAACTAAGAGAAAAGGGCTATCCCAACATGGAGGACGTGGAATACGCCATCCTGGAGACATCCGGAAAATTAAGCGTTATTCCCCGTTCCCAAAAGAGGCCGGTAACGCCCGAAGACCTGGGCATTCCCACTCCCTATGAGGGATTGCCAACGGTTCTAGTTATGGATGGGGATGTACTGGAGGAAAATTTACAAAAAGTAAATTTAACCGAAGCCTGGTTAAAGGAAAAATTGGCGGAAAGAGGCTTTCATCCCAAAAAGGTTTTGCTGGCCACCTTAAATACCAACGGCCAGTTATTAATTGATTGTCAAAATGACGACCGGCAAAAATAA